The genomic interval GTCGCCCCCCTGGATGTAGCCCAGGTTCAGGGTGGGTTGCGGCACGGCAAAGCGGTGGTCGGCGTAGCGCTCCTTGAGATCCCGCTGCAGCTTGAGCACCTGGCCCATGGCTTTGTGCATGATCTCCATGGCGTTGACCCCGTTGGCGGGATCCGAGCTGTGGCCGCTCTTGCCCGTGATGCGGATCGCCTCCGACATGTGGCCCTTGTGAGCCACCACGGGCACCAGGCCGGTGGGCTCACCTATCACCGCATAGTCGGGTTTGATCTCGGCGGCCGCGGCGATGGCACGGGCCCCCGCCATGGTGGTCTCCTCGTCGGCTGTGGCCAGGATGCGCAGCGGCTTGCGGAGCGTCTTGAGATCGACCTCCTTGAGCGCTTCCACTATGAAGGCGAAGAAGCCCTTCATGTCGATGGTGCCGAGCCCGTACAGGCGGTTGCCCTCCTCGGTCACCTTGAAGGGATCCTTGCTCCAGCCCCCCTCGTCGAAGGGCACAGTATCGGTGTGGCCCGCCAGCAGCAGGCCGCCTTCCCCCTGGCCATAGGTTGCCACCAGGTTGAACTTGCCCGGCAGATCGGGCAGCGCCGTCACCTCGCACTGGAAACCCAACTGGCCGAACCAGTCGGCCAGCAGCCGGATCACCGCCTCATTGCTCTGATCCCAGCGGGGATCCGTGCTGCTGATAGAGGGAATCGCAATAATATTCTTATAAAGTGAAAAAAAATCCAGATTGGCCATCAGCTGCTCCTTGCGTCCCCGGAGTGTTTCTGTTAGAAAATACAAATGCAAAGTGAGTGCATGAATATTCTGTTCGAGCGCTCATCAACAAGGCTTCTAGTTGTAAGGGAAAGTTAATGTTCTGTCACCTGATCTGTAACCGACGACGCATATCCGCCTGAATTGCCCCTCCGCACTCGTTGCATCTAAGGGGCGATAGCCGACCCCTTGCACCGCAGCACCACGCTGTGAATTTCGAACCCAGACTTGGAATACTCAAACATGCTCAATACCGTTATCGTCGGTGCCAGTGGCTACGCGGGGGCCGAACTGGCCGCACTGGTCCAGAACCATCCAGAGCTCAAGCTGTTCGGCCTCTATGTGTCGGCCGGCAGCCAGGACGCACACAAGCGTTTCTCTTCTCTACATCCCCAGTGGGTCGGTGAGCTGGATCAGCCGCTGCTGCCGCTGGACGAGGACGGCATGACCCGGATCCTGACCCAGGCCGATCTGGTGCTGCTGGCCACCGCCCACGAGGTGAGCGCCGAGCTCGCCCCCAAGTTTCTGGCCAAGGGGCTGCCGGTGTTCGATCTCTCCGGTGCCTTCCGGGTCAAGGATCAGGGGTTCTACTCCTCCTTCTACGGCTTCACCCACGAGAGCGAGCAGTGGCTGGAACAGGCCGTCTACGGTCTGGCTGAGTGGAATGCCGATGCCATTGCCGCCGCCCGGCTGATTGCGGTGCCCGGCTGCTACCCGACCGCGTCGCTCTGCGCCCTCAAGCCGCTGCAGCAGGCCGGTCTGATTGCCGAGGGATGGCAGCCCATCATCAACGCTGTGTCCGGCGTCTCCGGGGCCGGTCGCAAGGCCGCCATCAACACCAGTTTCTGCGAAGTGAGCCTGAGCCCCTACGGCACCTTCAATCACAGACACCAGCCGGAGATCAGCCACCACCTCGGCAAGGGGGTGCTGTTCCAGCCCCACCTTGGCAACTATGTGCGGGGCATACTGGCCACCATCTATGTGCAACTAGCGGATGGCGTGACGCAGACCCAGGTGGATCAAGCCTATCTCAAGGCCTATGAAGGCAAGCCCCTGGTGCGCCTCACCGGCCAGATGCCCTCCATACGTGGCGTGGCCAATACCCCTTACTGCGACCTCGCCTGGCAGCAGCAGGGCAACATGCTGGTGGTGGTCTCCGCCATCGACAACCTGCTCAAGGGTGCCGCCTCCCAGGCTATGCAGTGCATAAATATCAAGTTTGGTTTTGAACCGGCCACCGGCCTGATTTAACGCTTTAAGGAAGGATCGAGAAGATGGACAAGCAGACGCTGGTAATCAAGTTGGGTGGTGCCCTGATCGAGAACGACGAGGCCCTGACCGCCCTGTTCGCTACCCTGAAAACCTTCCTGGACGATCAGCACCGTCCCCTGGTGCTGGTGCACGGTGGTGGCTGCCTGGTGGATGACCTGCTCAAGGGGCTGGGGATGACCTCCACCAAGAAGAACGGCCTGCGGGTCACCCCGTTCGAGCAGATCCCCTTCATCGCCGGGGCCCTGGCGGGCACGGCGAACAAGATGATGATGGCCAAGGCCATCGCCACCGGCATCCCTGCGGTGGGTCTCTGTCTCGCCGACGGCGGCCTCTGCCAGGTGACCCAGCTCGACCCGGATCTCGGCGCCGTCGGTGACTGCCAGCCGGGCAACCCGGCGCTGGTGGCTGGTATCCTGGGGCAGGGCTTCCTGCCGGTAGTGAGCTCCATCGGCATCACCGCAGATGGCCAGCTGATGAACGTTAATGCGGATCAGGCGGCCACCGCCATTGCCGAGGCTCTGGGCGCCGATCTGGTGATGCTCTCCGACGTGAGTGGCATTCTGGATGGCAAGGGCAAGCTGGTGCCGCAACTGGACAAGCAGAGCGCGCTGGACCTGATGGAGAAGGGCGTTATTACGGACGGCATGGCGGTCAAGGTGAAGGCCGCACTGCACGCCGCAGAGACCCTGGGCAAACCTGTCTGTGTCGCCAGCTGGCGCTACCAGGATCAACTGCTCAAGCTGCTGGCGGGCGGCGCCGTCGGCACCCAAGTCACCCTCTAACCCTGGCCGGAAAAAGGAACATCCGATGCAACATCTTCTGAAAGACAGCGACTTGAGCAAGGCACAGATCGAGGCGCTGATCGCCCTCGGCAAATCGGTCAAGGCCGATCCGAAGAAGTACGGCCAGGCCCTGGCGGGCAAGAGCGTGGTCACCCTGTTCGAGAAGCCGTCCCTGCGCACCCGGGTCACCTTCGACATCGGCATCGCCCGGCTCGGCGGTCACAGCGTCTACCTGGATCAGCAGAACGGCGCGCTCGGCAAGCGGGAATCGGTGAAGGATTTCGCCGCCAACCTGTCCCGCTGGTGTGACGCCATCGTCGCCCGGGTGTTCGATCACCAGACCCTGGTCGAGCTGGCTGAGCATGGCTCCGTGCCGGTGGTGAACAGCCTGTGCAACCTCTACCACCCCTGCCAGGGGCTGGCGGACTTCATGACCATTGCCGAGCACTACAGCGATCTCTCCAAGGTGAAGCTGGCCTACCTCGGCGATGGCAACAACGTCAGCCACTCCCTGCTGCTGCTGGGGGCGACGCTTGGCACCGACGTGACCCTGGTCTGCCCCAAGGGCCATGGCCCGGACACCCAGATCTTCCTGCAGGCCCAGGCGCTGGCGGCGCAGTCCGGTGCCCACATCAATATCAGCGATGACGTGGGCGCCATCGAAGGCTTTGACGTGGTTTATACCGACACCTGGGTCTCCATGGGTGACAACACACCAATGGAGCAGGTAAAAGATATCTTCATGCCTTATCAGATCAACCAGGCCCTGCTCGATCGCACCGGCATCCAGCATGTGCTGCATTGCCAGCCGGCGCACCGGGAGCTGGAGATCACCTCGGAGGTCATGGACGGACCAGCCTCCCTCATCATGGATGAGGCAGAAAACCGGATGCATATCCAGAATGCCGTGCTGCTGACCCTGCTAGGTCATAAATAAGCCGGCGACCGACCCTGAATCACAACCTTATCGAATCATCACGGAGAGAAGTAAATGAGCGGAATCAACAAGATCGTACTGGCTTACTCGGGCGGACTGGATACCTCGGCCATCATTCCCTGGCTGAAGGAGAACTACGATGCGGAGATCATCGCCTTCGTCGCCGACGTCGGTCAGGAGCGTGACGATCTGGAAGGGATCGAGCAAAAAGCCATCGCCTCCGGCGCCACCAAGTGCATCGTCAAGGATCTGCGGGAAGAGTTCGTCAAGGAGTACGTCTATCCGACCCTGAAGACCGGCGCCGTCTACGAAGGCACCTACCTGCTGGGTACCTCCATGGCCCGTCCCATCATCGCCAAGGCGATGGTGGAAGCGGCCCTGGCGGAAGGCGCCGACGCCATCTCCCACGGCTGTACCGGCAAGGGCAACGATCAGGTGCGTTTCGAAGGCGCCGTGGCCGCCCTGGCCCCGCAACTGAAGGTGATCGCCCCCTGGCGTCTGTGGGACATGCGTTCCCGGGAAGATCTGCTGGCCTATCTGGAAGCCCGCGACATCCCCTGCAAGGCAACCCTGAAGAAGATCTACAGCCGCGATGCCAACGCCTGGCACATCTCTACCGAGGGTGGCGAGCTGGAGAGCACCTGGAACGAGCCGTCCGAAGCGGTCTGGCAGTGGACTGTTTCTGCCGAGCAGGCACCGAACGAGCCGGAATTCGTCAAGCTGACCGTGGCCCAGGGTGAAGTGGTGGCGGTCGACGACCAGCCGCTGACCCCGCACCAGATCCTGATGACCCTGAACGAGCGTGCCGGCAAGCATGGCGTGGGCCGCATCGACATCACCGAGAACCGCATGGTGGGCATGAAGTCCCGTGGCTGCTACGAGACTCCGGGTGGCACCGTCATGGTGGCGGCACTGCGCGCCGTGGAAGAGCTGGTACTGGACAGACCGACCCGCGCCTGGCGCGAGAAGCTGGGTGCCGAGTTCTCCCACCTGGTCTATGACGGTCGCTGGTTCACCCCGCTGTGCAAGGCCATTGTCGCCTCCGCCAACGCCATCGCCGAGGATCTCGACGGTGAAGTGGTGCTGAAGATGTACAAGGGCCAGGTCACGGCAGTGCAGAAGAAGTCGCCGAACAGCCTCTACTCCGAAGACTTCGCCACCTTCGGCGCCGACGAAGTGTACGACCAGAGCCACGCAGAAGGCTTTATCCGTCTCTACACCCTGGCGAGCCGGATCCGCGCCATGAAGGAGCAGCATCAGGCCATCGGCGGTGACCATACCCACGGTTGATCTGAAGACATGACCCGTTGATACCGGTGAGGGGGCTTTGCCCCCTCCTTTATAAACGGCGCGTTGTACCTTCGCTCAGCACGGGGAGGGCGACGAGAGCGGCTGCGCCTTGGCCGCTTCTGTGAGATAACAGGCTCGCAGAAAAACAGGGCACGATTTCAGGCTCGGGGGCCAAAGCGCCACCGACAACGCATTCAAGGAGAGCAGTATGGCACTTTGGGGTGGACGCTTCAGTCAGGGAGCCGATAGCAGGTTCAAGCAGTTCAACGATTCGCTGCGGTTCGATTACCGCCTGGCAGAGCAGGATATCCAGGGCTCCATGGCCTGGGCCAAGGCGCTGGTGAAGGTGGGCGTGTTGACCGCCGATGAGCAGGGCAAACTGCAGCAGGCGATGGAGGTGCTGCTCGCTTCGGTGCAGCAGGATCCCCAGCAGATCCTGAGTTCGGATGCCGAAGACATCCACTCCTGGGTCGAGGGCAAGCTCATCGATGCCGTCGGCACCCTGGGCAAGAAGCTGCACACCGGCCGCTCGCGCAACGATCAGGTCGCCACCGACCTCAAACTCTGGTGCAAGGCCCAGGGCGAGCTGCTGCTCGGCTCCATCACGGCGCTGCAACAGGGGCTGGTCGCCTCAGCCCGTGCCAACCAGGCCGCGGTGCTGCCGGGTTACACCCACCTGCAACGGGCCCAGCCGGTCACCTTCGCCCACTGGGCGCTGGCCTATGTGGAGATGCTGGAGCGGGATCACTCCCGTCTGCAGGATGCCCTGAAGCGCCTCGACACCAGCCCGCTCGGCTGCGGCGCCCTGGCGGGCACGGCGTACGCCATCGACCGGGAAGCGCTGGCGCTGGACATGGGC from Aeromonas rivipollensis carries:
- a CDS encoding ornithine carbamoyltransferase, producing MQHLLKDSDLSKAQIEALIALGKSVKADPKKYGQALAGKSVVTLFEKPSLRTRVTFDIGIARLGGHSVYLDQQNGALGKRESVKDFAANLSRWCDAIVARVFDHQTLVELAEHGSVPVVNSLCNLYHPCQGLADFMTIAEHYSDLSKVKLAYLGDGNNVSHSLLLLGATLGTDVTLVCPKGHGPDTQIFLQAQALAAQSGAHINISDDVGAIEGFDVVYTDTWVSMGDNTPMEQVKDIFMPYQINQALLDRTGIQHVLHCQPAHRELEITSEVMDGPASLIMDEAENRMHIQNAVLLTLLGHK
- a CDS encoding argininosuccinate synthase, with amino-acid sequence MSGINKIVLAYSGGLDTSAIIPWLKENYDAEIIAFVADVGQERDDLEGIEQKAIASGATKCIVKDLREEFVKEYVYPTLKTGAVYEGTYLLGTSMARPIIAKAMVEAALAEGADAISHGCTGKGNDQVRFEGAVAALAPQLKVIAPWRLWDMRSREDLLAYLEARDIPCKATLKKIYSRDANAWHISTEGGELESTWNEPSEAVWQWTVSAEQAPNEPEFVKLTVAQGEVVAVDDQPLTPHQILMTLNERAGKHGVGRIDITENRMVGMKSRGCYETPGGTVMVAALRAVEELVLDRPTRAWREKLGAEFSHLVYDGRWFTPLCKAIVASANAIAEDLDGEVVLKMYKGQVTAVQKKSPNSLYSEDFATFGADEVYDQSHAEGFIRLYTLASRIRAMKEQHQAIGGDHTHG
- the argE gene encoding acetylornithine deacetylase: MANLDFFSLYKNIIAIPSISSTDPRWDQSNEAVIRLLADWFGQLGFQCEVTALPDLPGKFNLVATYGQGEGGLLLAGHTDTVPFDEGGWSKDPFKVTEEGNRLYGLGTIDMKGFFAFIVEALKEVDLKTLRKPLRILATADEETTMAGARAIAAAAEIKPDYAVIGEPTGLVPVVAHKGHMSEAIRITGKSGHSSDPANGVNAMEIMHKAMGQVLKLQRDLKERYADHRFAVPQPTLNLGYIQGGDSPNRICGCCELHIDMRPTPQVGPDELMGMLKEALSPIEIHQPGCLHLQHLHEPIPAYACEDGSDLVREAEKASGRAAESVNYCTEAPFIQQLGCQTIVMGPGHITQAHQPDEYLDLSFVKPTTAVLQHLIRRFCV
- the argB gene encoding acetylglutamate kinase, whose amino-acid sequence is MDKQTLVIKLGGALIENDEALTALFATLKTFLDDQHRPLVLVHGGGCLVDDLLKGLGMTSTKKNGLRVTPFEQIPFIAGALAGTANKMMMAKAIATGIPAVGLCLADGGLCQVTQLDPDLGAVGDCQPGNPALVAGILGQGFLPVVSSIGITADGQLMNVNADQAATAIAEALGADLVMLSDVSGILDGKGKLVPQLDKQSALDLMEKGVITDGMAVKVKAALHAAETLGKPVCVASWRYQDQLLKLLAGGAVGTQVTL
- the argC gene encoding N-acetyl-gamma-glutamyl-phosphate reductase encodes the protein MLNTVIVGASGYAGAELAALVQNHPELKLFGLYVSAGSQDAHKRFSSLHPQWVGELDQPLLPLDEDGMTRILTQADLVLLATAHEVSAELAPKFLAKGLPVFDLSGAFRVKDQGFYSSFYGFTHESEQWLEQAVYGLAEWNADAIAAARLIAVPGCYPTASLCALKPLQQAGLIAEGWQPIINAVSGVSGAGRKAAINTSFCEVSLSPYGTFNHRHQPEISHHLGKGVLFQPHLGNYVRGILATIYVQLADGVTQTQVDQAYLKAYEGKPLVRLTGQMPSIRGVANTPYCDLAWQQQGNMLVVVSAIDNLLKGAASQAMQCINIKFGFEPATGLI